One part of the Nocardioides conyzicola genome encodes these proteins:
- the map gene encoding type I methionyl aminopeptidase, translated as MIELRTPAQIEQMRPAGRFVADVITALAAKADVGVNLLELDELAHQMIRDRGAESCYIDYHPSFGASPFGKVLCTSVNDAVLHGLPHDYVLEDGDLLSVDFAASVDGWVSDSALSVVVGNARQEDLDLIEVTGRALEAGIAQARPGNRLGDISAAIGDVARGVGLGVNLQFGGHGVGRTMHGDPHVPNDGRPGRGLKLKPGLVIAIEPWFLHTTDEIYTDKDGWTLRSKDGSRGAHMEHTVAITADGPLVLTERAA; from the coding sequence ATGATCGAGCTCCGCACCCCTGCCCAGATCGAGCAGATGCGCCCCGCCGGGCGCTTCGTCGCCGACGTGATCACTGCTCTCGCCGCGAAGGCCGACGTCGGGGTCAACCTGCTCGAGCTGGACGAGCTCGCTCACCAGATGATCCGCGACCGCGGTGCGGAGTCCTGCTACATCGACTACCACCCGTCGTTCGGCGCCTCTCCCTTCGGCAAGGTGCTGTGCACGTCGGTCAACGACGCCGTGCTGCACGGACTCCCCCACGACTACGTGCTGGAGGACGGCGACCTGCTCTCGGTCGACTTCGCGGCCAGCGTCGACGGCTGGGTCTCCGACTCCGCGCTGAGCGTCGTGGTCGGCAACGCGCGCCAGGAGGACCTCGACCTGATCGAGGTGACCGGGCGCGCGCTCGAGGCGGGCATCGCCCAGGCGCGGCCCGGCAACCGCCTCGGCGACATCTCGGCGGCGATCGGCGACGTGGCCCGCGGGGTCGGGCTCGGCGTCAACCTGCAGTTCGGCGGCCACGGTGTCGGCCGCACCATGCACGGCGACCCGCACGTGCCCAACGACGGTCGCCCGGGGCGCGGGCTGAAGCTCAAGCCCGGCCTGGTGATCGCGATCGAGCCGTGGTTCCTGCACACCACCGACGAGATCTACACCGACAAGGACGGCTGGACGCTGCGCAGCAAGGACGGCTCCCGGGGCGCGCACATGGAGCACACCGTCGCCATCACGGCAGACGGCCCGCTGGTTCTCACCGAGCGGGCCGCCTGA
- a CDS encoding cytochrome P450, giving the protein MTATDLFAAGFDFTDPDLNEKSVPYDDFRLARQSSPIHWIEQPWEQRSGFAEESGTGYWAVTRHEDVSAISKDSKNWSTSENGAIIRFPGEMDRGQIELQRVILINQDPPEHTQTRAIISRGFTPRSIAELEDTMTQRAASIVKDAVSRGTGNFVEEIAAELPLQAIADLIGVPQEDRHKLFEWSNQMLAGEDPDYAGNNDVAAAEILGYAMMLAADRQANPRDDLITKLIQAHKGERGLNDDEFGYFVILLAVAGNETTRNAISHGMNAFFDNPEQWEIWKRDRPATMVDEVVRWGTPVNVFQRTALNDVEVSGHTFKKGERAALFYASANFDETVFEDPHRFNILRDPNPQLGFGGHGAHYCLGANLARQEIRVIFDALADHAPDISKLAEPVRLRHSWINGIKDLQTKYA; this is encoded by the coding sequence GTGACCGCAACCGACCTCTTCGCTGCAGGGTTCGACTTCACCGACCCTGACCTGAACGAGAAGTCAGTCCCGTACGACGATTTCCGGCTCGCCCGCCAGAGCTCGCCGATCCACTGGATCGAGCAGCCCTGGGAGCAGCGCAGCGGCTTCGCCGAGGAGTCGGGCACCGGCTACTGGGCCGTCACCCGGCACGAGGACGTCTCGGCGATCTCGAAGGACAGCAAGAACTGGTCCACGTCCGAGAACGGGGCGATCATCCGTTTTCCCGGCGAGATGGACCGCGGTCAGATCGAGCTCCAGCGCGTCATCCTGATCAACCAGGACCCGCCGGAGCACACGCAGACCCGCGCGATCATCTCCCGAGGCTTCACCCCGCGCTCGATCGCCGAGCTCGAGGACACGATGACCCAGCGGGCGGCGTCCATCGTGAAGGACGCGGTCTCCCGGGGCACCGGCAACTTCGTCGAGGAGATCGCCGCCGAGCTCCCGCTCCAGGCGATCGCCGACCTGATCGGCGTACCGCAGGAGGACCGGCACAAGCTCTTCGAGTGGTCCAACCAGATGCTCGCCGGCGAGGACCCGGACTACGCGGGCAACAACGACGTCGCTGCCGCCGAGATCCTCGGCTACGCGATGATGCTCGCCGCCGACCGCCAGGCCAACCCGCGCGACGACCTCATCACCAAGCTGATCCAGGCCCACAAGGGCGAGCGAGGTCTCAACGACGACGAGTTCGGCTATTTCGTGATCCTGCTGGCGGTGGCCGGCAACGAGACCACGCGCAACGCGATCTCGCACGGCATGAACGCGTTCTTCGACAACCCGGAGCAGTGGGAGATCTGGAAGCGGGACCGGCCGGCGACGATGGTCGACGAGGTCGTCCGGTGGGGTACGCCGGTCAACGTCTTCCAGCGCACCGCCCTCAACGACGTCGAGGTCAGCGGCCACACGTTCAAGAAGGGCGAGCGGGCGGCGCTGTTCTACGCCAGCGCCAACTTCGACGAGACCGTCTTCGAGGACCCGCACCGGTTCAACATCCTGCGCGACCCCAACCCGCAGCTCGGGTTCGGTGGCCACGGCGCCCACTACTGCCTGGGCGCCAACCTCGCCCGGCAGGAGATCCGGGTGATCTTCGACGCCCTGGCCGACCACGCGCCGGACATCTCCAAGCTGGCGGAGCCGGTGCGGCTGCGGCACTCGTGGATCAACGGCATCAAGGACCTGCAGACCAAGTACGCCTGA
- a CDS encoding steroid 3-ketoacyl-CoA thiolase: MGTPVIIDAVRTPLGKRKGWLAGVHPAVLIGHAMSEVLARSGIDSDLVEQVVAGCVTQAGEQSNGMVRRAWLHAGLAQHTGGTMVDAQCGSGQQAAHMINDMVAAGTIEIGIAAGVEAMSRIPLGANVPAGTGDPRPDDWSIDMPNQFEAADRIAKNRGLSRADLEAFGLASQQKARIAVDEGRFKREIAAVTAPVLDAEGNATGETRVVDADQGLRDTTLEGLASLKPVLPEGLHTAGTSSQISDGASAVLIMDSDRAAALGLKPRARIVSHCLVGSDPYYHLDGPIAATQKVLDRTGMAISDFDLFEVNEAFASVVLSWAGQHHVDLDLVNVNGGAIALGHPVGSTGTRLITTALHELERRDQTTALISMCAGGAMATGTVIERI; the protein is encoded by the coding sequence ATGGGCACTCCTGTGATCATCGACGCCGTCCGCACCCCCCTCGGCAAGCGGAAGGGATGGCTGGCCGGCGTGCATCCCGCCGTCCTCATCGGGCACGCGATGAGCGAGGTGCTCGCCCGCTCCGGGATCGACTCGGACCTGGTCGAGCAGGTCGTCGCCGGCTGCGTCACCCAGGCCGGTGAGCAGTCCAACGGCATGGTGCGCCGCGCCTGGCTGCACGCGGGTCTCGCGCAGCACACCGGCGGGACGATGGTCGACGCCCAGTGCGGCTCGGGCCAGCAGGCCGCCCACATGATCAACGACATGGTCGCGGCCGGGACCATCGAGATCGGGATCGCCGCGGGCGTCGAGGCGATGTCGCGCATCCCGCTGGGCGCCAACGTGCCCGCCGGGACCGGCGACCCCCGGCCCGACGACTGGTCGATCGACATGCCCAACCAGTTCGAGGCGGCCGACCGGATCGCGAAGAACCGCGGGCTGTCGCGCGCCGACCTCGAGGCGTTCGGCCTGGCGTCGCAGCAGAAGGCGCGCATCGCCGTCGACGAAGGTCGCTTCAAGCGGGAGATCGCCGCCGTCACCGCGCCGGTGCTCGACGCCGAGGGCAACGCCACGGGCGAGACCCGCGTCGTCGACGCCGACCAGGGCCTGCGCGACACCACGCTCGAGGGGCTCGCCTCGTTGAAGCCGGTGCTGCCCGAGGGCCTGCACACCGCCGGCACGTCGTCCCAGATCAGCGACGGTGCCTCCGCCGTCCTCATCATGGACTCCGACCGCGCCGCTGCCCTCGGTCTCAAGCCCCGCGCCCGGATCGTGTCGCACTGCCTGGTCGGCTCCGACCCGTACTACCACCTCGACGGCCCCATCGCGGCGACCCAGAAGGTGCTCGACCGCACCGGCATGGCGATCTCTGACTTCGACCTCTTCGAGGTCAACGAGGCCTTCGCGTCGGTCGTCCTCTCGTGGGCCGGCCAGCACCACGTGGACCTGGACCTGGTCAACGTCAACGGCGGCGCCATCGCCCTGGGCCACCCCGTCGGCTCCACCGGCACCCGCCTGATCACGACGGCCCTGCACGAGCTCGAGCGCCGCGACCAGACCACCGCCCTGATCTCCATGTGCGCCGGCGGCGCCATGGCCACCGGGACGGTCATCGAGCGGATCTGA
- a CDS encoding SDR family oxidoreductase, with the protein MSKLLEGRVAIVTGAGRGIGRAHALELARHGAAVVVNDFGVSLSGEGTGETPAESVVAEIEAAGGRAVVNGADVADFEQAAAMVEQAITTYGGLDILVNNAGFVRDRMLVNTAEEEWDAVIRVHLKGHFAPLRHAGAYWRAEAKEGRQRAARVINTSSGAGLQGSVGQTTYSAAKAGIAGMTLVAAQEMGRYGVTVNAIAPVARTRMTEGAFDTSAMALPEDNSPIVAWLASVEAGDVTGRVIEIDGGQVTVELGWRHGPALDLGRRWEAAEVGPALRELLAAGPAPEPVYGA; encoded by the coding sequence ATGAGCAAGCTTCTCGAAGGTCGCGTCGCGATCGTCACCGGCGCCGGCCGCGGCATCGGCCGGGCGCACGCGCTCGAGCTCGCGCGCCACGGTGCGGCCGTGGTCGTCAACGACTTCGGCGTCTCGCTGTCCGGTGAGGGGACGGGGGAGACCCCGGCCGAGTCGGTGGTCGCCGAGATCGAGGCGGCTGGTGGACGGGCCGTCGTCAACGGCGCCGACGTGGCCGACTTCGAGCAGGCGGCCGCCATGGTCGAGCAGGCCATCACGACGTACGGCGGCCTGGACATCCTGGTCAACAACGCGGGGTTCGTCCGCGACCGGATGCTGGTGAACACGGCCGAGGAGGAGTGGGACGCGGTGATCCGCGTGCACCTCAAGGGTCACTTCGCGCCCCTGCGGCACGCGGGTGCCTACTGGCGCGCCGAGGCCAAGGAGGGACGCCAGCGCGCGGCCCGGGTCATCAACACGTCGTCGGGCGCCGGACTCCAGGGCTCGGTCGGCCAGACGACGTACTCCGCCGCCAAGGCCGGCATCGCCGGCATGACGCTCGTCGCCGCCCAGGAGATGGGCCGGTACGGCGTCACCGTCAACGCGATCGCCCCGGTGGCCCGGACCCGGATGACCGAGGGCGCCTTCGACACCTCGGCCATGGCCCTCCCCGAGGACAACTCGCCCATCGTCGCCTGGCTCGCCTCCGTCGAGGCCGGCGACGTCACCGGCCGCGTCATCGAGATCGACGGCGGCCAGGTCACCGTCGAGCTCGGCTGGCGCCACGGACCCGCGCTCGACCTCGGCCGCCGGTGGGAGGCGGCCGAGGTCGGGCCGGCCCTGCGTGAGCTGCTCGCCGCCGGTCCTGCGCCGGAGCCGGTGTACGGGGCGTAG
- a CDS encoding SDR family oxidoreductase: MALSIDLSGRVALVTGGTRGIGLGITQALLAAGATVVTCSRTAVEPVPGTTHHVCDVRDAEAVQALVASLDRLDILVNNAGGAPATDAATASARFHEKIVGLNLLAPLLCAQAANAVMQQQDSGGAIVNISSISAGRPAPTIAAYGAAKAGLDSLTTSLAMEWAPKVRVNAIDVGLCRTEQTDDHYGDDASVAAIERTIPIGRMARPDEVGNVAAFLASELASYVSGATVACHGGGETPAFLLVQKGL; the protein is encoded by the coding sequence ATGGCGCTGTCGATCGACCTGTCCGGACGAGTCGCGCTCGTCACGGGCGGCACCCGCGGGATCGGTCTCGGGATCACCCAGGCCCTGCTCGCGGCCGGTGCCACCGTCGTGACGTGCTCGCGCACGGCGGTCGAGCCGGTGCCGGGGACCACGCACCACGTCTGCGACGTCCGGGACGCCGAGGCCGTGCAGGCGCTGGTGGCGTCGCTGGATCGCCTCGACATCCTGGTCAACAACGCCGGGGGAGCGCCCGCGACCGACGCGGCGACCGCGTCGGCGCGCTTCCACGAGAAGATCGTCGGCCTCAACCTGCTCGCGCCGCTGCTCTGCGCGCAGGCCGCCAACGCGGTGATGCAGCAGCAGGACTCCGGCGGCGCGATCGTCAACATCTCGTCGATCTCGGCCGGCCGCCCGGCACCCACCATCGCGGCGTACGGCGCGGCGAAGGCCGGCCTCGACTCGCTGACGACGTCGCTGGCGATGGAGTGGGCGCCGAAGGTGCGGGTGAACGCGATCGACGTGGGCCTGTGCCGCACCGAGCAGACGGACGACCACTACGGCGACGACGCCTCGGTCGCCGCGATCGAGCGCACGATCCCGATCGGTCGGATGGCGCGCCCCGACGAGGTCGGGAACGTCGCGGCCTTCCTGGCGAGCGAGCTGGCGTCGTACGTCTCCGGCGCGACCGTCGCCTGTCACGGCGGGGGAGAGACACCCGCCTTCCTGTTGGTCCAGAAGGGACTCTGA
- a CDS encoding enoyl-CoA hydratase family protein, whose translation MPITSELRPDGIRVVTMDAPPVNALTVQGWYDVAAALDEASGDLQTHVVVLRAEGRGFNAGVDIKEMQHTTGFDALIGANKGCFAAFKAVYECAVPVVAAVNGFCLGGGVGLVGNADCIVASDDAYFGVPEVKQGALGAATHMARLVPQHMMRTLYFTARTIKAADLVQFGSVLEVVPRDQLDDAALKVAGEIAAHDTRVIRAAKECLNGIDPIDVNKSYRFEQGFTMELNLAGVSDELRDTFAGTDKAQK comes from the coding sequence GTGCCGATCACTTCCGAACTCCGCCCGGACGGCATCCGGGTCGTGACGATGGACGCGCCACCGGTGAACGCCCTCACCGTCCAGGGCTGGTACGACGTCGCAGCGGCCCTCGACGAGGCCAGCGGTGACCTGCAGACCCATGTGGTGGTGCTGCGGGCCGAGGGCCGCGGCTTCAACGCGGGCGTCGACATCAAGGAGATGCAGCACACCACCGGGTTCGACGCCCTGATCGGCGCCAACAAGGGCTGCTTCGCGGCGTTCAAGGCGGTCTACGAGTGCGCGGTGCCCGTCGTCGCCGCGGTCAACGGCTTCTGCCTCGGCGGTGGCGTCGGCCTGGTCGGCAACGCGGACTGCATCGTGGCCAGCGACGATGCCTACTTCGGCGTGCCCGAGGTCAAGCAGGGCGCGCTCGGCGCGGCGACCCACATGGCACGACTCGTGCCACAGCACATGATGCGCACCCTCTACTTCACCGCCCGCACGATCAAGGCGGCCGACCTGGTGCAGTTCGGCAGCGTGCTCGAGGTGGTCCCTCGCGACCAGCTCGACGACGCCGCCCTGAAGGTCGCCGGTGAGATCGCGGCCCACGACACCCGGGTGATCCGGGCGGCCAAGGAGTGCCTCAACGGGATCGACCCGATCGACGTCAACAAGAGCTACCGGTTCGAGCAGGGCTTCACCATGGAGCTCAACCTCGCCGGCGTCAGCGACGAGCTGCGCGACACCTTCGCGGGAACGGACAAGGCACAGAAGTGA
- a CDS encoding CoA transferase subunit A, producing MTKGPRDKQLSIDEVVGELRDGITIGIGGWGPRRKPMALVRAILRSDLKDLTIVSWGGADVGLLARAGKIRKLVYAFVSLDSVPLEPNFQKARQEGTIPELVELDEGMFQTGLRAAAQRLPFLPMRAGLGSDVLVNQSHIRTVTSPYDDAEELVAVPALHLDVALVHLNRADKHGNATYLGPDPYFDDLFCMAADRAYVSVEQVVDTAGLTVDTPVQRLLLSRMMVSGVVEAPNGAHFTTCTPDYERDEKFQRAYAAAASGSDEDWAAFSARFLEGDEASYQAAVAAFQEETT from the coding sequence GTGACCAAGGGACCACGCGACAAGCAGCTCTCGATCGACGAGGTCGTCGGCGAGCTGCGGGACGGCATAACCATCGGCATCGGCGGCTGGGGTCCGCGGCGCAAGCCGATGGCCCTCGTCCGCGCGATCCTGCGCAGCGACCTGAAGGACCTCACCATCGTCAGCTGGGGCGGGGCCGACGTCGGGCTCCTCGCCCGCGCCGGCAAGATCCGCAAGCTGGTCTACGCGTTCGTCAGCCTCGACTCGGTGCCGCTGGAGCCCAACTTCCAGAAGGCTCGCCAGGAGGGCACCATCCCCGAGCTGGTCGAGCTCGACGAGGGCATGTTCCAGACCGGCCTGCGCGCGGCCGCCCAACGGCTGCCCTTCCTGCCCATGCGCGCGGGCCTCGGCTCGGACGTGCTGGTCAACCAATCGCACATCAGGACCGTCACCAGCCCCTACGACGACGCGGAGGAGCTGGTCGCCGTACCCGCCCTCCACCTCGACGTCGCCCTCGTCCACCTCAACCGCGCCGACAAGCACGGCAACGCGACGTACCTCGGTCCCGACCCGTACTTCGACGACCTCTTCTGCATGGCCGCCGACCGGGCCTACGTATCCGTCGAGCAGGTCGTCGACACGGCCGGCCTCACCGTCGACACCCCCGTCCAGCGGCTGCTGCTCAGCCGGATGATGGTCAGCGGCGTGGTCGAGGCACCCAACGGCGCGCACTTCACCACCTGCACGCCCGACTACGAGCGCGACGAGAAGTTCCAGCGCGCCTACGCCGCCGCCGCGTCCGGCTCCGACGAGGACTGGGCGGCGTTCAGCGCCCGGTTCCTGGAGGGCGACGAGGCGTCGTACCAAGCCGCGGTCGCCGCGTTCCAGGAGGAGACCACGTGA
- a CDS encoding CoA-transferase: MTDVTRADVCAAAIADAFKDDGEIFGSPMGLLPMLGVRLAKLTTNPDLVISDGESLFLAGVPPLFAKGDVVEGWIPFRKVFDVVAYGKRHVMMGATQVDKHGNQNISAIGDWARPKRQLLGSRGAPGNTVNNRTSYWVPKHSTRVFVERVDIVSGVGPQLAKEAGPAAARYNDIHRIVSNLGVFDVKGADDSVRLLSVHPGVTVDKVREATGFELDVPADVPTTREPTTEELILIREVLDPKGLRFKEVPHE; encoded by the coding sequence GTGACCGACGTGACCCGCGCAGACGTCTGCGCCGCCGCCATCGCCGACGCGTTCAAGGACGACGGCGAGATCTTCGGCAGCCCGATGGGGCTGCTGCCGATGCTCGGCGTGCGCCTGGCCAAGCTGACCACCAACCCCGACCTGGTGATCTCCGACGGGGAGTCGCTCTTCCTCGCGGGCGTGCCGCCGCTCTTCGCCAAGGGCGACGTGGTCGAGGGCTGGATCCCCTTCCGCAAGGTCTTCGACGTGGTCGCGTACGGCAAGCGGCACGTGATGATGGGCGCGACCCAGGTGGACAAGCACGGCAACCAGAACATCTCCGCGATCGGCGACTGGGCCCGGCCCAAGCGGCAGCTGCTCGGCTCGCGCGGTGCTCCCGGCAACACGGTCAACAACCGCACGTCGTACTGGGTCCCCAAGCACTCCACGCGCGTCTTCGTCGAGCGGGTCGACATCGTCTCCGGCGTCGGGCCACAGCTGGCCAAGGAGGCCGGTCCCGCGGCGGCCCGCTACAACGACATCCACCGGATCGTCAGCAACCTCGGGGTGTTCGACGTGAAGGGCGCCGACGACAGCGTCCGGCTCCTCAGCGTCCACCCCGGCGTCACCGTCGACAAGGTCCGCGAGGCCACCGGCTTCGAGCTCGACGTGCCCGCCGACGTACCGACAACGCGGGAGCCCACCACGGAGGAACTGATCCTGATCCGGGAGGTGCTCGACCCGAAGGGCCTGCGCTTCAAGGAGGTGCCGCATGAGTGA
- a CDS encoding NAD(P)H-dependent flavin oxidoreductase: protein MSEQLLKTPFTELVGVRHPVVQTGMGWVSGPRLVSGTANAGGLGILASATMTFEELEKAIVEVKSRTDKPFGVNLRADAADAPARCQLLIEHGVKVASFALAPKPELIATLKEHGIVVMPSIGAAKHAVKVAAWGADAVMVQGGEGGGHTGPVPTTLLLPTVLDAVDIPVVAAGGFFDGRGLAAALSYGAAGIGMGTRFLLTQDSAVPDAVKQLYLERGLTDTVVTTKVDGMPHRMLRTALVEELEETSAVKRMGPTLRRTLEFKRDSGMSWTALLKDGREMKKAQGRTLAQMALAANTPTMLKAGLVDGDTDAGVLASGQVVGVINDLPTCQELIDRIVTEAAAELRRASSYVV from the coding sequence ATGAGTGAGCAGCTGCTGAAGACTCCCTTCACCGAGCTGGTCGGCGTCCGCCACCCGGTCGTGCAGACCGGCATGGGCTGGGTCTCCGGGCCGCGCCTGGTCAGCGGCACCGCCAACGCCGGCGGCCTCGGCATCCTGGCCAGCGCGACCATGACCTTCGAGGAGCTCGAGAAGGCGATCGTCGAGGTCAAGAGCCGCACCGACAAGCCGTTCGGGGTCAACCTGCGCGCCGACGCCGCCGACGCCCCCGCGCGCTGCCAGCTCCTCATCGAGCACGGCGTGAAGGTCGCGTCGTTCGCCCTGGCGCCGAAGCCCGAGCTGATCGCCACGCTCAAGGAGCACGGCATCGTCGTGATGCCGTCGATCGGAGCCGCGAAGCACGCGGTCAAGGTCGCGGCGTGGGGCGCCGACGCGGTGATGGTGCAGGGCGGCGAGGGCGGTGGCCACACCGGCCCGGTGCCGACCACGCTGCTGCTGCCGACCGTCCTCGACGCCGTCGACATCCCGGTCGTCGCGGCCGGTGGCTTCTTCGACGGCCGCGGCCTCGCCGCCGCGCTGTCGTACGGCGCCGCCGGGATCGGCATGGGCACGCGCTTCCTGCTCACCCAGGACTCCGCCGTGCCCGACGCGGTCAAGCAGCTCTACCTCGAGCGCGGCCTGACCGACACGGTCGTGACCACGAAGGTCGACGGCATGCCGCACCGGATGCTGCGCACCGCTCTCGTCGAGGAGCTCGAGGAGACCAGCGCCGTCAAGCGGATGGGGCCGACGCTGCGCCGCACGCTGGAGTTCAAGAGGGACTCGGGGATGTCCTGGACGGCGCTCCTCAAGGACGGCCGAGAGATGAAGAAGGCCCAGGGCCGCACCCTCGCCCAGATGGCCCTGGCCGCCAACACCCCGACGATGCTGAAGGCCGGCCTCGTCGACGGCGACACCGACGCCGGCGTCCTCGCGAGCGGACAGGTCGTCGGCGTCATCAACGACCTGCCCACCTGTCAGGAGCTGATCGACCGCATCGTCACGGAGGCCGCCGCCGAGCTGCGCCGCGCCTCGTCGTACGTCGTCTGA
- a CDS encoding phospholipase C produces MTEQSSNPLNLPASRRSVVMGAAAVAGAAGMSGLLPSQLGAAAAAEPEEFDLSKIKHVVYVMQENRSFDHYFGTFPGVRGFDDPLAMTLPNGNSVFMQPDPANPDGYLLPFHMDTKATGAAAVPSLSHDWRDQHASWNKGAMDGWLSTHVAADGAAKGSYTMGYMEQDDIPFHWALAENFTLLDNYHCSVMGPTYPNRAIWMSGTNDPQGKQGGPILETVAPNTLTWKSAAEVLYDAGYSIKTYSSSGSYNYFKWWKSFKTAGQVDTALFNWATGVGTLFGNGTPGGAGDPLNPTKAAVGYLGFEEDCANGTLADVTWLFPDGPYASDEHPPNTPAAGAYFLASKLEALAANPDLWSSTVFIINYDENDGFFDHVPPPVPDPELHPEEYVHMPSPRGTPGGGLPAGAGFRVPCLIISPWSVGGHVYSQVADHTSPLQLIEAIAEAGGLSGKGPVTFDAITPWRRDTFDDLSGAFQAVPQSAPTDAEFDPAARQANYSAQLSASALPMPARPGAAQTMPHQLPVGQPTGTGTSTPEAPPAAPETAAGTAPVKSSVTATKSVRSGRKAAVRVVGARPSSRVVVRHAHGAAVGHAIVTAEGTAVLRVPTKHLKAGHRHRYTVMYVDGSGHHHTRNVAFEVTR; encoded by the coding sequence ATGACTGAGCAGAGCAGCAACCCCCTCAACCTGCCCGCCTCCCGCCGCTCGGTGGTCATGGGCGCGGCCGCGGTCGCGGGTGCGGCCGGCATGTCCGGGCTCCTCCCGAGCCAGCTCGGTGCGGCCGCCGCGGCCGAACCGGAGGAGTTCGACCTGTCCAAGATCAAGCACGTGGTCTACGTGATGCAGGAGAACCGCTCCTTCGACCACTACTTCGGGACGTTCCCCGGGGTCCGCGGCTTCGACGACCCGCTCGCGATGACGCTGCCCAACGGCAACTCCGTCTTCATGCAGCCCGACCCGGCGAACCCCGACGGCTACCTGCTGCCCTTCCACATGGACACGAAGGCCACCGGAGCCGCCGCCGTCCCGTCGCTGTCCCACGACTGGCGCGACCAGCACGCGTCCTGGAACAAGGGGGCGATGGACGGCTGGCTCAGCACCCACGTCGCCGCGGACGGTGCCGCCAAGGGCAGCTACACGATGGGCTACATGGAGCAGGACGACATCCCGTTCCACTGGGCGCTCGCGGAGAACTTCACGCTGCTCGACAACTACCACTGCTCGGTCATGGGCCCGACGTACCCGAACCGCGCGATCTGGATGTCGGGCACCAACGACCCCCAGGGCAAGCAGGGCGGGCCGATCCTCGAGACCGTCGCTCCCAACACGCTCACCTGGAAGTCGGCGGCCGAGGTCCTCTACGACGCCGGCTACAGCATCAAGACCTACTCCAGCTCGGGCTCGTACAACTACTTCAAGTGGTGGAAGAGCTTCAAGACGGCGGGCCAGGTCGACACCGCGCTCTTCAACTGGGCCACCGGCGTCGGCACGCTCTTCGGCAACGGCACTCCCGGGGGCGCCGGGGACCCGCTCAACCCGACGAAGGCGGCGGTCGGCTACCTCGGCTTCGAGGAGGACTGCGCCAACGGCACCCTCGCCGACGTGACGTGGCTCTTCCCCGACGGTCCGTACGCCTCCGACGAGCACCCGCCGAACACACCGGCCGCGGGCGCCTACTTCCTGGCGTCCAAGCTCGAGGCACTGGCGGCCAACCCGGACCTGTGGAGCTCGACCGTCTTCATCATCAACTACGACGAGAACGACGGCTTCTTCGACCACGTGCCCCCGCCGGTGCCGGACCCCGAGCTCCACCCCGAGGAGTACGTCCACATGCCGTCGCCCCGTGGGACGCCGGGTGGGGGACTGCCCGCCGGCGCCGGCTTCCGCGTGCCGTGCCTGATCATCTCGCCGTGGTCCGTCGGGGGACACGTCTACTCGCAGGTCGCCGACCACACCTCGCCGCTCCAGCTGATCGAGGCGATCGCCGAGGCCGGTGGGCTGTCCGGCAAGGGCCCGGTCACCTTCGACGCGATCACGCCGTGGCGCCGGGACACCTTCGACGACCTCTCCGGAGCGTTCCAGGCCGTGCCGCAGTCGGCGCCGACCGACGCCGAGTTCGACCCGGCCGCGCGCCAGGCGAACTACTCGGCGCAGCTCTCCGCGTCGGCGCTGCCGATGCCCGCGCGACCGGGCGCCGCGCAGACCATGCCGCACCAGCTCCCGGTGGGCCAGCCGACGGGCACCGGCACGTCCACCCCCGAAGCCCCGCCGGCCGCTCCGGAGACCGCTGCCGGCACCGCGCCGGTCAAGAGCTCCGTCACCGCGACGAAGTCGGTGCGGTCAGGGCGCAAGGCAGCGGTGCGGGTCGTGGGCGCCAGGCCGTCGAGCCGGGTCGTCGTACGCCACGCCCACGGCGCCGCCGTGGGCCACGCCATCGTCACCGCCGAGGGCACCGCCGTGCTGCGCGTCCCGACCAAGCACCTGAAGGCGGGGCACCGGCACCGCTACACGGTGATGTACGTCGACGGATCCGGGCACCACCACACCCGCAACGTCGCCTTCGAGGTCACGCGCTGA